In Polaribacter pacificus, the genomic window AAGCAAGTACAGATGCGGACGTTAAATTATCCTTAGCTTTTAAAGAATTTAGCAAAGAAACCGGAAAGAGTTTTATCTTTGAAGTTCCTAGGGGTAGCTTATTTCGATTTAAAGATGTAACTTACAAACGAGGAAACTTAAGAAGAACAAGAATTGAATGTTTAAATACAGCCAACAACAAGGTCTATTTATTCAATCAGAATGTAGAAGTATATGAAGAATAATTATTACGCAGTGATTATGGCAGGAGGAATTGGATCTCGATTTTGGCCTGTTAGCACCGAGAAAAACCCAAAGCAATTTCACGATATATTGGATACTGGAGAATCTCTAATCCAACGAACATTTAATAGAATAAACACACTTGTTAGCTCTAATAATATCTTTATCTCAACCAATGATCGCTATAAAGCATTGGTACAACAACAGCTTCCAAAAATTAGCAACGAGCAACTATTATTAGAGCCTGTAATGAGAAATACAGCTCCTTGTATTTTGTATGCTGCTTTAAAAATATACGAACAAAACAAAGATGCTGTTTTATTGATAGCACCTTCTGACCATTGGATTGATGATGAAAAAAAATTCATTCAAAATATAGAGACCTCAATGGAGGCTTGTGCAAAGAGTGATATTTTAATGACGCTGGGGATTAAACCAGACAACCCAAATACAGGTTATGGATATATTCAATTTGAAAAAAGTGCTTCAGAAATTAAAAAAGTAAAACAATTTAGAGAAAAACCCAACCTACAAACTGCTGAGTCTTTTTTAGCTAGCGGTGATTTTTTGTGGAATGCCGGAATCTTTGTTTGGTCGGCTAAAAGCATACTGAAAGCTTTTGAGCAACACTTGCCAGATATGATGCGCCTTTTCAATCTAGAAACACCTGTTTGGAACACTCCTTTAGAAAAAGAGTTTATTGAAAAAGAGTACCAAAATGCAGAAAATATTTCTATTGATTTTGGGATTTTAGAACGCGCAAATAACGTGTTGGTTCTACCCGTTGATTTTGGATGGAGCGACCTGGGAACTTGGGGTTCTTTACATAAAAAACTTACAAAAGACAACAATGACAACGCTGTTGTTGATGCCAAAGCTATTTTTAGAAACGCAAATGGCAACCTACTCAAAACCCAATCGGGAAAACGCGTGGTAATTGAAGGGCTTGACAATTATATTGTCGTAGAAAAAGATGACACCCTTTTAATTTGCCCACTAGCTTCTGAGCAACACATTAAAGAAATCACAAAAGAATTAAACGAAAAGTTTGGAAAGGTTGAATCTTAAATTTAGTTATCTTCTCTTTTTATAATCAACTCTTTTAACTGCATCTCATCTTTCATCCAATTAGAAAGCTCAAGTTCTTTTTGAGTTTTAATACTGTCATTTAAAGACGTATTCCACTTAACAATAACTAGAGGAATGGTATCTATCTTTATAAAATCTGAGGATGAAAGCAAGTTTGCAAAACCAAGCTTTTCTAGACTAAAATATCGAATTTTAGCATCCCTAGCGATACGACTAAACGCAATGGCTTTTTCATTATTAAGAGCAGATTTTTGCTCTATACTTTCATTTAAAAATGTTATAGTGTTTTTTAATTCATCAACTTCTGTTCGAAGACCTTCTATTATTTTTTTACTGTCTGCCAACTCTTGGCGCTTCTCTTGGTAGGCAGTGGTGATCAATTCAAAACTCTTTGTATCGCTGCCTTTTACAGCAACTTTATACTCTTTAAGAGCGTTGTATTTTTCATTATTAGCTAACTGATTGTTTAAGGCGTTTTGAGTAGCCTCATCTACCTCATTAAAAAAGCTCAGTTTAATTTTTTTATCCTCAATATCAGGCTCTCCGATTAATTGAAGGGATGAATTGCTTTTTACTTCGTTTTTGATAAACGCATTCATTTGATTGTTGATCGTGTTTTCTTTATAAACAGAAACAAAAGTGAAAATTGCAGGAATCATCACTACAATTGCCAAGGCTGAAGCTAGCTGAGCAGTACGTTTTCTCTTTGCAGAATTGATGTATTTGAGCATTGGAAAGCGCAATAACTTTAATACCAAAAAAGTTGCCAATGCAATAAAAATAGTATTGATGGTAAACAAATACATGGCGCCTAAAAAATAACTCATATTTCCTTGTGCCAATCCGTACCCAGCTGTACATAAAGGCGGCATCAATGCTGTGGCGATGGCCACACCAAAAATAACAGAAGCAACGGTTCCTTTTTTAGTACGTGCTACCATTAAAGCCAATCCACCAAAAAAGGCGATTAGTACATCTCGAATATCTGGACGAACCCTCCCTAGTAGCTCAGAATTATCTTCGCTTAAAGGAAAAATATAAAAAAACAAAAAGGCAGTAATCAAACTTAACACAATCATGGTTGCTAAATTGATTAAAGACTTCTTTAAGGTATCTATATCATTAATGGCAATAGACATACCAATCCCTAAAATAGGCCCCATAAGAGGAGAGATTAACATGGCTCCAATAACCACTGCTGTAGAGTTTGCATTTAAACCAATAGATGCCACAAATACCGCAAAGATTAAAATCCATGCTGTAGCTCCTTTAAAAGGAATATCGACCTTGATAGCCTCTATGGTTGCCTGATGATCTGTGTCTTGTCTAAAATCTAAGAGCTCAACCAAAAATTTCTTTACACCTTTAAAAAGACCTTTTGCGTCCTTTTTAATGTCTTCTTTGGTTTTTTCTACTTCGACATCTTGTTGAAGGTCATCTTTCTGATCTTGGGTCATAGATTAAATCTGTTAAATTGGTATTGGAAAGATACAAAAAAGAACAATATCTTTTTATAATGATTAATTACTTAATGTGATTTTAGCAATCTCTAATTGAAAGCGTTCATTTTTTTTATTCCCTATTAAAAAAGCGATTTCTTCTATACTCTGTGCAGGGTAACTTGGCATCTGCAAACTTCTTCCTCTAAAAGCTGGATTCAAAGCTGAAAACGGAATTTCAATAGTCTGCCAATCTCCATTTGTACTAAAAGTATGTGTATATGAATAATAATCAGAACGTTTTGATTTTACTCTAAATTGGTAGTTCTTTTTATCACCGCGAAGCCTGATCACAATCTTTGTATATTGAGATAAATCAGTTTTAGTATACGGATATCTAACCGATGAAAATCCTCCGTTGTTTTCAAGAGAAACTGTCCCCGCAAATACACCAAACCCTTCCTTGCTTAAGAAAAAATCACCGCCTGACTTACCTCCCATCACCACATCATCCAAAAGGGTCCATTTTTCAATACTGCTCTTTGCATTAAACTCAAATATTACAGCGTCTCCCATAAACATAAAAATTAAAAATGTGGCTTTATAAAAAATTGTTTTCATTGTATTTCTTTAAAAATCAACAATAAAACCAAAACCAGGCAATACGTTTCCACTAGAATTCTCAATATCTTCTAACAGGTACCTGTTGGCATCATTTGGATCGGTTAATTTGTTTCCGTTGGCATCTAAACTTGGTAACAAAAATGATTGTGTCGTAGTTTTACTAGCCAATACATTCTGAACATCGATGTAAAAATTTAAAGAAAACCGCTTCCAATACCAAGTTTTATCGATACGGACATCCAACTGCGTATAAGTATCAAAGCGCTCAGTATTTAAACGACTATAATCTAAAATACCTCTATTAGTTAAATCATAATTAGAGATCAGCGAGGATGCGTTAAGGTCATAAGGGGTATAAGGTTTACCTCCAACCAATCTAAATTTTGTGCCAAGCTCCCAATCTTTATTAAATTTTTTCCCTGCCGTAAGGGTTAACAAATGCTTATTATCCCAATTAGAAGGAACATAGTTATTCTGTTGATCTTGAAACTCACTTCTTACAAAGGTATACGAGAAAATTCCATACAACCCACTGGTTGATTTTTTTTGTGCAAAAACCTCAAAACCATAAGCATTTCCTTTTGATGTAGAAGTAACCTCCTCACTTCCGATAACCCCAAAATCATCTCCTAGATTTGCTAGACTAATCTGATTTCTGACAGAAAAAGGATATGAACCATATTTCTTGTAAAAACCTTCTAAGGTTATTTTTGTACTAGCATCGGGCTTAAACTCGATTCCAGAGACAAAGTGATCTGCTTGGATATATGTTAATTGCTCTTGATTTACCAATGTGTTCGCTATATCTCTGTATCCAAGACTGGTATAAGAAGGCAATTGATAATACCTCCCTAAAGACGTATTTAACGACCATTTATTTGTCAAAGCATAACTTACAGCAACTCTTGGTGAGAATTGATTAAAAAGGTTTTTCATCTGACTGTTGTAGGTATTTCCATCCATTCGAAAACCAAAAGAAACCCCCATTCTCTCATCCAAATACTTTTTAGACACTTGTCCAAAAAGTGCATATTTTCCAATACTTAATTCTGAAGAGAAGTCTTGAACTATGCCACCCTGTGAATTGGCTGTTTTATTATAGGTGTTATTTGTATAGGTGGCCTGCTGAAGTCCTGCACCGAAATTAATATCAAAGCCACTTACAATTCTATTATTCTCATACCTAAACTTATTCTCAACTTCTGTTGATGCGTATTTTAACAACAAATCATTTACCTGACCTGTGTTATTAAAATACTTAATAGCATCATTATTCCAAGCACTTCTGCTTAAAATAAATTGCTGATTAGACCCATCACCAAATATCTTATAATTTGCGCCGATCGTATAATTCCATTGCTCTTGAACGGGGATGTTACTTAATATATACCTATTTCTTTTGATAGTTTCTTCATCAACTACACCATCATTTACACTTTCATTTAACTTAAAGTTATCAATAGCACCAACCATAATAATTGACAACTGGCTATTGTCGCTAAAGGTTGATTTTACATTTACTTGAAAATCATTATAGGTAGGTAAGAAAGGTAGTTTTATCAACTTAAACAAAAGCTGTAAATAAGATTGTCTAAACGAGGCCATAAAGGTGGTTGAACTGGTCAAAGGACCATCTAAGGTGATCCCTGCGTCAGAGGTACCTAAGGTAACTCTTGTGTTTAGTGAGTTTGGATTTCCAGTTTTTTGAGTAAATGAAATTACAGAACTTAAGGCGTTCCCTCGATTTGATGGAAAAGCACTGGTATAAAAATCAACTTTTCGGATCAAATCTGCATTGATAATCCCTACAGGACCACCGGTAGCTCCTTGAGTCTGAAAGTGGTTGATAACAGGAATCTCTATTCCATCTAAATAAAAGGCATTTTCTGAAGTAGCTCCCCCTCTTATAATAATATCATTTCTAAATCCAGGATTTGACGCAACCCCAGGGAGGGATTGAATAACTTTTAAAACATCTCTGTTACCTCCAGGGTTTTTCTCTATTTCTGCGATTCCTAAAGACTGAAGAGACAAGGGACTTTGCATTGATTTTTTAAATAATGGATTTGCGATAACAACCTCATCTAGTTTTTGCG contains:
- a CDS encoding mannose-1-phosphate guanylyltransferase, with protein sequence MKNNYYAVIMAGGIGSRFWPVSTEKNPKQFHDILDTGESLIQRTFNRINTLVSSNNIFISTNDRYKALVQQQLPKISNEQLLLEPVMRNTAPCILYAALKIYEQNKDAVLLIAPSDHWIDDEKKFIQNIETSMEACAKSDILMTLGIKPDNPNTGYGYIQFEKSASEIKKVKQFREKPNLQTAESFLASGDFLWNAGIFVWSAKSILKAFEQHLPDMMRLFNLETPVWNTPLEKEFIEKEYQNAENISIDFGILERANNVLVLPVDFGWSDLGTWGSLHKKLTKDNNDNAVVDAKAIFRNANGNLLKTQSGKRVVIEGLDNYIVVEKDDTLLICPLASEQHIKEITKELNEKFGKVES
- a CDS encoding TonB-dependent receptor codes for the protein MNTRILFLVFCMLFGTLFSQGVIKGKVIDANTREGLPFVSVIVLNTQIGATTDERGEFIISNTPLGYLKLQASFIGYETVITEDYLTTKDKIPFVSISLKETSQKLDEVVIANPLFKKSMQSPLSLQSLGIAEIEKNPGGNRDVLKVIQSLPGVASNPGFRNDIIIRGGATSENAFYLDGIEIPVINHFQTQGATGGPVGIINADLIRKVDFYTSAFPSNRGNALSSVISFTQKTGNPNSLNTRVTLGTSDAGITLDGPLTSSTTFMASFRQSYLQLLFKLIKLPFLPTYNDFQVNVKSTFSDNSQLSIIMVGAIDNFKLNESVNDGVVDEETIKRNRYILSNIPVQEQWNYTIGANYKIFGDGSNQQFILSRSAWNNDAIKYFNNTGQVNDLLLKYASTEVENKFRYENNRIVSGFDINFGAGLQQATYTNNTYNKTANSQGGIVQDFSSELSIGKYALFGQVSKKYLDERMGVSFGFRMDGNTYNSQMKNLFNQFSPRVAVSYALTNKWSLNTSLGRYYQLPSYTSLGYRDIANTLVNQEQLTYIQADHFVSGIEFKPDASTKITLEGFYKKYGSYPFSVRNQISLANLGDDFGVIGSEEVTSTSKGNAYGFEVFAQKKSTSGLYGIFSYTFVRSEFQDQQNNYVPSNWDNKHLLTLTAGKKFNKDWELGTKFRLVGGKPYTPYDLNASSLISNYDLTNRGILDYSRLNTERFDTYTQLDVRIDKTWYWKRFSLNFYIDVQNVLASKTTTQSFLLPSLDANGNKLTDPNDANRYLLEDIENSSGNVLPGFGFIVDF
- a CDS encoding CIA30 family protein, whose product is MKTIFYKATFLIFMFMGDAVIFEFNAKSSIEKWTLLDDVVMGGKSGGDFFLSKEGFGVFAGTVSLENNGGFSSVRYPYTKTDLSQYTKIVIRLRGDKKNYQFRVKSKRSDYYSYTHTFSTNGDWQTIEIPFSALNPAFRGRSLQMPSYPAQSIEEIAFLIGNKKNERFQLEIAKITLSN
- a CDS encoding DUF389 domain-containing protein, producing MTQDQKDDLQQDVEVEKTKEDIKKDAKGLFKGVKKFLVELLDFRQDTDHQATIEAIKVDIPFKGATAWILIFAVFVASIGLNANSTAVVIGAMLISPLMGPILGIGMSIAINDIDTLKKSLINLATMIVLSLITAFLFFYIFPLSEDNSELLGRVRPDIRDVLIAFFGGLALMVARTKKGTVASVIFGVAIATALMPPLCTAGYGLAQGNMSYFLGAMYLFTINTIFIALATFLVLKLLRFPMLKYINSAKRKRTAQLASALAIVVMIPAIFTFVSVYKENTINNQMNAFIKNEVKSNSSLQLIGEPDIEDKKIKLSFFNEVDEATQNALNNQLANNEKYNALKEYKVAVKGSDTKSFELITTAYQEKRQELADSKKIIEGLRTEVDELKNTITFLNESIEQKSALNNEKAIAFSRIARDAKIRYFSLEKLGFANLLSSSDFIKIDTIPLVIVKWNTSLNDSIKTQKELELSNWMKDEMQLKELIIKREDN